One Bosea sp. 685 DNA segment encodes these proteins:
- a CDS encoding amidohydrolase family protein produces the protein MPIYSGPIIDPHMHLWDVSMGRHPWLKPSGGATAVSGLESIRRNFLTEDYRQASMAHDVVASVHVEALWDPADPGGELAWLDTLDKRSGVAARYVGSAPFGTKDALPIIERESANPRLNGFRAIISHHPTNPAKSWAKSGDVVLDPAWRRDVALLAKRGLTLDLMMYPYQAEGVAALARACPDLQIVVNHSGSPIDRDEDGLARWREAVRRLADAPNIAIKVNMVGYDPNPTYEAVKDMALHCIACFGPGRTLFASDWPVSTRYIAYGGIFDHFKRMTAGFSPDEQTALFHGNAARLYRVQPAPRAFAQALRASSASKT, from the coding sequence ATGCCGATCTATTCAGGACCGATTATCGATCCGCATATGCATCTCTGGGATGTGTCGATGGGGCGGCACCCCTGGCTCAAGCCGTCCGGGGGCGCAACCGCGGTAAGTGGCCTCGAAAGCATCCGGCGCAATTTCCTGACGGAAGACTATCGCCAGGCAAGCATGGCCCATGACGTCGTGGCGAGCGTCCATGTCGAAGCCTTGTGGGACCCGGCCGATCCGGGCGGGGAACTTGCCTGGCTCGATACGCTCGACAAACGTTCCGGAGTCGCAGCCCGCTATGTTGGATCGGCGCCGTTCGGGACCAAGGATGCGCTGCCGATCATCGAGCGCGAAAGCGCAAACCCGCGTCTGAACGGTTTCAGGGCGATCATCAGCCACCACCCGACCAATCCAGCGAAGTCCTGGGCCAAGAGCGGAGATGTCGTGCTCGATCCCGCCTGGCGCCGCGATGTCGCGTTGCTCGCCAAGCGCGGGCTGACGCTCGATCTGATGATGTATCCCTATCAGGCCGAGGGTGTCGCTGCTCTCGCCCGCGCCTGTCCCGATCTGCAGATTGTCGTGAATCACAGCGGCAGCCCGATCGATCGCGACGAAGACGGTCTTGCCCGCTGGCGCGAGGCCGTCCGCCGCCTGGCGGACGCGCCCAATATCGCGATCAAGGTCAACATGGTCGGCTATGATCCCAACCCGACCTATGAGGCGGTCAAGGACATGGCGCTCCACTGTATTGCCTGCTTCGGGCCGGGCCGAACATTATTCGCCAGCGACTGGCCAGTCTCGACGCGTTATATTGCCTATGGCGGTATATTCGACCACTTCAAGCGCATGACTGCGGGCTTCTCGCCCGACGAACAGACCGCCTTGTTCCACGGCAATGCGGCCCGTCTCTACCGCGTTCAGCCAGCGCCACGAGCATTTGCTCAGGCCTTGCGCGCTTCCAGCGCCTCGAAGACATAG
- a CDS encoding ABC transporter permease: MTETRTGLPLKIAVAILFVFLLAPVLVIVPLSFSGETTLRFPPSSWSLRWYAAIFANGRMLEGFRNSLILATLVTAATLLIALPASYVIVRLKPRGVEFIYNLFTAPLLLPTIVLGLAILITFASVGLLGTFTGIALGHLVLTLPYALRILVTALGGLPIVVEEAAATLGARPLSVFCRVTLPLIAPGLLSAGALSFLVSFDEIVITLFLAGPRVSTLPVEMFRHLESRSDPLIAAIAVLMIVMTLAVVTVVHRSIGLSKGFLR, from the coding sequence ATGACGGAAACCCGCACAGGCCTGCCGCTGAAGATCGCTGTCGCGATCCTTTTCGTTTTCCTGCTCGCTCCGGTCCTGGTGATCGTTCCGCTGTCCTTCAGCGGCGAGACGACCTTGCGCTTTCCACCTTCGAGCTGGAGCCTGAGGTGGTATGCGGCGATCTTCGCCAACGGGCGGATGCTGGAAGGCTTCCGCAACAGCCTGATCCTTGCGACGCTGGTGACTGCGGCGACGCTGCTGATCGCCTTGCCGGCCTCCTATGTCATCGTCAGGCTCAAGCCGCGCGGCGTGGAATTCATCTACAATCTGTTCACGGCGCCGCTTCTGCTGCCGACCATCGTGCTCGGCCTGGCGATCTTGATCACCTTCGCCTCTGTCGGCCTGCTTGGGACCTTCACGGGCATCGCGCTCGGACATCTCGTCCTGACCCTGCCTTATGCGTTGCGCATTCTCGTGACGGCGCTGGGCGGCTTGCCGATCGTGGTCGAGGAGGCCGCGGCGACCTTGGGAGCGAGGCCGCTGAGCGTCTTCTGCCGGGTCACCCTGCCACTGATCGCGCCTGGCCTGCTCTCGGCCGGCGCGCTGAGCTTTCTCGTTTCGTTCGACGAGATCGTGATCACGCTGTTCCTGGCCGGGCCGCGGGTTTCGACGCTGCCCGTGGAGATGTTCAGGCATCTCGAGTCGCGCTCCGACCCGCTGATCGCTGCGATCGCGGTCCTGATGATCGTGATGACGCTCGCCGTGGTGACCGTGGTCCATCGGAGCATCGGGCTCTCGAAGGGGTTTTTGAGGTAG
- a CDS encoding ABC transporter permease, giving the protein MAGGKNDMNRNGAGLAAALITPILLVNAIVFIVPIVNLLRISFNEALPGGGIGPAFTWENWVQLVADTYYLEILLRSIGVSVLITVLTLLLSYPIALYLHRASGAWRTFLFVLVIAPLLTSAVVRTYGWIAMLADGGLINNALGFFGAPVPFRLLFNLTGVVIGLTEILMPYMILALLAGFGRLDPRCEEAALTLGARPWQSFWRIVVPLTAPGIALGCFFCFVLCVSSFITPRVLGGGRVFLLATEIYDQAIVTLNWPAAATLSILVLLLFGTALTLYTRALRSLD; this is encoded by the coding sequence ATGGCCGGCGGCAAGAACGACATGAACCGCAATGGCGCCGGCCTCGCAGCAGCGCTCATCACGCCGATCCTGCTCGTCAACGCCATCGTGTTCATCGTTCCGATCGTCAACCTCCTGCGGATCTCGTTCAACGAGGCGCTGCCCGGCGGCGGCATCGGGCCGGCCTTCACCTGGGAGAACTGGGTCCAGCTCGTGGCGGACACCTATTACCTGGAAATCCTTCTGCGATCGATCGGCGTGAGCGTGCTGATCACGGTGCTGACGCTACTCCTGTCCTATCCGATCGCGCTCTATTTGCACCGGGCGAGCGGAGCCTGGCGAACCTTCCTCTTCGTCCTCGTCATCGCGCCGTTGCTGACCTCCGCAGTGGTCAGGACCTATGGCTGGATCGCGATGCTCGCGGATGGTGGATTGATCAATAATGCGCTGGGGTTCTTCGGAGCGCCGGTTCCGTTCAGGCTGCTGTTCAATCTGACGGGCGTCGTCATCGGGCTGACCGAAATCCTGATGCCCTACATGATCCTTGCGCTGCTGGCGGGCTTCGGCCGCCTCGATCCACGATGCGAAGAGGCTGCCCTGACACTCGGCGCCAGGCCCTGGCAGAGTTTCTGGCGCATCGTCGTGCCTTTGACCGCGCCGGGCATCGCGCTCGGCTGCTTCTTCTGTTTCGTCCTCTGCGTCTCGTCCTTCATCACGCCGCGCGTGCTGGGTGGAGGTCGGGTCTTCCTTCTGGCGACGGAGATTTACGACCAGGCCATCGTGACGTTGAACTGGCCGGCGGCTGCGACGCTGTCGATCCTGGTCCTCCTGCTGTTCGGCACCGCACTGACCCTCTATACGCGCGCCCTGCGCTCGCTGGACTGA
- a CDS encoding ABC transporter ATP-binding protein, giving the protein MIAGDRTLASKADAYLSLQHLHKQYAGFTAVHDLNLDVPRGELVALLGPSGCGKTTTLRMIAGLVPATAGRVMVGGRDISDEPPYNRDMGVVFQSYALFPHMTVERNIAFGLQMRRVAKAEIARRVAEAIDMVRLRGMEQRRPRELSGGQQQRVALARALVIQPKTLLFDEPLSNLDAKLRDQMRAEIREIQQRLGITAVFVTHDQAEALAMCDKVAVMNAGKVEQIGAPTDLYERPANPFVASFVGRINRLPCLARGDHAIVGSHVIRLPVTQSGEIEVMVRPHRIAFGEPAGGDGFNRVSGQVRRVVYIGDVVQYDVDVDGATWLIEHHTIAAGAPHLPGAAVDLSWRVEDTLAFARSA; this is encoded by the coding sequence ATGATTGCGGGCGACCGTACCCTTGCATCCAAGGCAGACGCCTATCTGTCGCTCCAGCATCTGCACAAGCAGTATGCCGGCTTCACGGCCGTCCATGATCTGAACCTGGACGTGCCGCGCGGTGAGTTGGTCGCGCTGCTGGGGCCGTCCGGCTGCGGCAAGACGACCACGTTGCGGATGATCGCCGGCCTCGTGCCGGCGACCGCAGGGCGCGTGATGGTCGGCGGCAGGGATATCTCGGACGAGCCACCCTATAATCGGGACATGGGCGTGGTCTTCCAGAGCTACGCACTCTTTCCGCATATGACGGTCGAGAGGAACATCGCCTTCGGCCTCCAGATGCGCCGTGTCGCCAAAGCCGAGATCGCGCGCCGCGTCGCGGAGGCCATCGACATGGTCCGCCTGCGGGGCATGGAGCAAAGGCGGCCGCGCGAACTCTCCGGCGGCCAGCAGCAGCGCGTCGCGCTGGCGCGCGCGCTCGTGATCCAGCCCAAGACGCTGCTCTTCGACGAACCGCTCTCCAATCTCGACGCGAAGCTGCGCGACCAGATGCGTGCCGAGATCCGGGAGATCCAGCAAAGGCTCGGCATCACCGCCGTCTTCGTCACCCACGATCAGGCGGAGGCGCTCGCCATGTGCGACAAGGTCGCCGTTATGAACGCCGGCAAGGTGGAGCAGATCGGCGCTCCCACCGACCTCTACGAGCGCCCGGCCAACCCTTTCGTCGCCTCCTTTGTCGGCCGCATCAACCGGCTTCCCTGCCTGGCGCGGGGCGATCACGCGATCGTCGGGAGCCACGTGATCCGCCTGCCGGTGACACAGAGCGGCGAGATCGAGGTGATGGTGCGGCCGCATCGGATCGCGTTTGGAGAGCCGGCCGGCGGAGATGGCTTCAACCGGGTATCGGGGCAGGTCAGGCGCGTCGTCTATATCGGCGACGTCGTCCAGTACGATGTCGATGTCGATGGTGCCACCTGGCTGATCGAACATCACACCATCGCTGCCGGCGCACCGCATCTGCCGGGCGCTGCGGTCGATCTTTCATGGCGCGTCGAGGATACCCTCGCCTTCGCCAGGTCTGCGTGA